From the Thermococcus guaymasensis DSM 11113 genome, one window contains:
- the taw2 gene encoding tRNA(Phe) (4-demethylwyosine(37)-C(7)) aminocarboxypropyltransferase Taw2, whose translation MKRGTQVIKPRIREILSRELPPELVNLLPKHWVRIGDVLIIPLRKELEPYKHRIAEVYAKVLGVKTVLRKGRISGEFRETNYELLYGSDTVTVHVENGIKYKLDVARIMFSPANVKERVRMAKVARPGETVVDMFAGIGHLSLPMAVHGGAKVIAIEKSPYTFKFLVENIELNGVWDRMTAYNIDNRDFPGENIADRVLMGYVVRTHEFIPKALSIAKDGAVIHYHNTVPERLMPEEPFKTFKETAREYGVEAEKLNELVIKRYAPGVWHVVVDIRVFKR comes from the coding sequence ATGAAGAGAGGAACTCAGGTAATAAAACCAAGGATACGGGAGATACTGAGCAGGGAGCTTCCCCCTGAGCTGGTGAACCTCCTGCCGAAGCACTGGGTTAGGATAGGGGATGTTCTGATAATTCCTCTCAGGAAGGAGCTTGAACCCTACAAACATAGGATAGCAGAGGTTTATGCTAAAGTCCTGGGAGTCAAGACCGTGCTCAGGAAAGGGCGGATTTCGGGGGAGTTCAGGGAGACCAATTATGAACTGCTCTACGGAAGCGACACCGTGACTGTTCATGTGGAAAACGGCATCAAGTACAAACTGGACGTTGCCAGGATAATGTTCTCCCCCGCAAACGTTAAAGAGCGCGTCAGGATGGCGAAGGTCGCCAGGCCCGGTGAAACAGTCGTTGATATGTTCGCGGGGATCGGACACCTGAGCCTCCCAATGGCTGTTCACGGCGGTGCTAAAGTCATTGCAATCGAGAAGAGCCCCTATACCTTCAAGTTCCTCGTGGAGAACATAGAGCTTAACGGCGTCTGGGACAGAATGACCGCCTACAACATTGACAACAGGGACTTTCCCGGTGAGAACATAGCCGATAGGGTGCTCATGGGGTACGTTGTAAGAACCCACGAGTTTATACCAAAGGCCCTGAGCATTGCCAAAGATGGGGCCGTGATCCACTACCACAACACCGTACCGGAAAGGCTCATGCCCGAGGAGCCGTTTAAGACCTTCAAAGAAACTGCCCGCGAGTATGGTGTTGAGGCCGAGAAGTTAAACGAGCTGGTCATCAAACGCTATGCTCCAGGTGTTTGGCACGTCGTCGTGGACATCAGGGTGTTCAAAAGATAG
- the cas4 gene encoding CRISPR-associated protein Cas4 — protein sequence MDGGFIEFYASEALSCPRRIYFRLMGYPERWPEFVKVRLNQGINTHGVLGEILNKRFGFELEKHLVLRSRKLGFEIHGRIDAFREFPIEIKSKTSLPRVPYESHLAQLNVYLRWAEAEYGYLYYVKLHERPLKVISKLDFSNFPVIKGPNFRAFEIPYDEKLFKETLRHFYNVKKAYERGKPPRGEYSYMCKFCPYRYLCYPEDNGFEKG from the coding sequence ATGGACGGGGGCTTCATTGAGTTCTACGCAAGCGAAGCGCTGAGCTGTCCGAGGCGGATTTACTTTCGCCTGATGGGCTACCCTGAGAGGTGGCCCGAGTTCGTAAAGGTCCGGTTGAATCAGGGAATAAACACCCACGGCGTCCTCGGGGAGATACTGAACAAGAGGTTCGGCTTTGAGCTCGAAAAGCACCTTGTTCTGAGGTCGAGGAAACTTGGGTTCGAGATCCACGGCAGAATAGACGCCTTTCGGGAGTTCCCCATCGAGATCAAGAGCAAAACAAGCCTTCCACGAGTCCCCTACGAGTCCCACCTCGCCCAGCTCAACGTATACCTGCGGTGGGCCGAGGCCGAATATGGATACCTGTACTACGTCAAGCTCCACGAAAGGCCCCTAAAAGTGATAAGCAAGCTCGACTTCTCGAACTTTCCTGTCATCAAGGGGCCTAACTTCAGGGCCTTTGAGATACCCTACGACGAGAAGCTCTTCAAGGAGACCCTACGCCACTTCTACAACGTTAAGAAGGCCTACGAACGGGGCAAGCCGCCCAGGGGGGAGTACTCCTACATGTGCAAGTTCTGCCCCTACCGGTATCTGTGCTACCCAGAAGACAACGGGTTTGAAAAGGGTTAG
- a CDS encoding DUF996 domain-containing protein, with translation MEAGATLGSGGDVVDISTERTMGLIGSILALAGIIPRVGGLLSLIGFVLILIALHGIGNKLNDGRPFNYYLKAIIAIFVALIVGVVVMAAAFVVSSGSTSSIENEFIMSPGSEITIIEEESPHLTGEGIALLVIGAGIILAGIIVGGYFQKKAWESMYKLTGVEAFQNTAKFLWWGVLTIVILIGAILLLISEIYQIIAFANLPEKLTKRPETHLKPPIDDFEW, from the coding sequence ATGGAAGCCGGGGCGACTTTGGGATCTGGAGGAGATGTGGTGGATATAAGCACGGAGAGAACTATGGGGCTAATTGGTTCAATACTGGCTTTGGCAGGCATTATACCCCGTGTTGGGGGCTTACTATCTCTCATTGGGTTTGTCCTCATCCTTATCGCACTGCACGGAATAGGGAACAAACTCAACGATGGGAGGCCATTCAACTATTACCTCAAGGCCATAATCGCTATTTTTGTTGCCCTCATAGTGGGGGTAGTAGTCATGGCGGCGGCTTTCGTTGTATCCTCTGGCTCTACGAGCTCAATTGAAAACGAGTTCATAATGTCGCCAGGATCCGAAATAACCATAATTGAGGAGGAATCTCCCCACCTAACCGGCGAAGGCATTGCTCTCCTGGTAATCGGCGCTGGAATTATCCTGGCCGGCATCATCGTGGGTGGATACTTCCAGAAAAAAGCCTGGGAATCAATGTACAAGCTGACTGGGGTTGAGGCTTTCCAAAACACCGCAAAGTTCCTGTGGTGGGGAGTCTTAACAATCGTGATATTAATTGGAGCAATTCTCCTATTGATATCCGAGATCTACCAGATAATCGCCTTTGCAAACCTCCCAGAAAAGCTCACCAAGAGACCAGAGACTCACCTGAAACCACCGATAGATGACTTTGAGTGGTGA